DNA from Actinoplanes sp. SE50/110:
CAGGTCTGCCTCCTGGACCTCAACCGCTTCAAGGAGATCAACGACCGGCTCGGGCACGCGGCCGGCGACGCGCTGCTGCTCGCCGTCGCCGACCGCCTGCGCCACGGGCTGGGCGAGGTCGATCTGGTGGCGAGGATGGGCGGCGACGAGTTCGCCGTCCTGCTCGCCGACGCGACGGCCGAGCAGGCCGACGCCGAAGCCGACCGGATCTCCGTCGCGCTGCGCGAGCCGTTCGCGGTGGCCGGGCAGAAGCTGCTGGTGGTCGCGAGCGTCGGCGTCGCCGACGGGGCCGGTGCCGGCGACGCGATGGAGGTGCTGCGCCGGGCCGACGTCGCGATGTACGCGGCGAAGTCCGGTGGCGGCCGGTGGCGCCGGTACGCGGCGGGACTCGACGAACACGCCGACGAGAAGGCCCGCCTCGGCGCCGAACTGCGCGCCGCCCTGGACGCCGGCCAGTTCCGCCTGGTCTACCAGCCGATCGTGGCGCTGCCCTCCGGCGACCTGCGCTACGTGGAGGCGCTGGTCCGCTGGCAGCACCCGGACCGCGGCTTCGTCAGTCCCGCCGCGTTCGTCCCGGTCACCGAGGAGAACGGGCTGATCGTCGAGCTCGGCGAATGGATCATGCGGACCGCGTGCGCCGACTTCGCCCGGTGGCACGCCGAGCAGCCGGCCACCGCCCCGCAGCGGATCAGCGTGAACGTCTCCGCCCGGCAGCTCGCCGAGCCGGGGCTCGCCGCGATGGTCGCCTCCGTACTGGCCGAGACGGGAATGCCCGCCGGCTGCCTGATCGTCGAGGTCACCGAGACCGCCGTGTTCGGCGGCGGTGTCGCCGTCCAGGCCATCGAGGACCTGCACACGCTGGGCGTGGGAATCGCGCTGGACGACTTCGGCACCGGGCACTCGTCGCTGGGCCTGCTGCAGACCGTCCCGGTGGACGTCCTCAAGGTCGACAAGTCCTTCGTCGACAACGTGACCATGGCGGGGCGGCACGCGGTGATCGCCGAGGCGCTGATCAGGGTCAGCGACGGCCTGGGGCTCAGCGCCGTGGCCGAAGGCGTCGAGACCGCGGAACAGGCCGCGGAACTGTACCGGCTGGGCTACCGGCTGGCGCAGGGCTACCACTTCGGTAAACCGGCCGCGGAACTCCCCGCCCGCCGGATAGCGGCGGCGGCCTGACCGGTCGTCTGAGGGACGGGACGCTGATCATCCCGGACTACGGCCCCTGCAGGTGCCGGAGGCAGCTGTGGCGCGTGCACACCCATGCACATACGGTGGGTTCGTGGACACTGTGGATGGTCAGGACGAGGACAAGAGTTTCTACCGGACCGTTCTGAAATACTCGGCGGGTTTGTGTCTCGGCCTGCTGCTACTCGTCACCTACCCCGTCTACGTACGGGTCACATGCCACGCCGACTTCGACGCCGGGCGCCTGGAGACGCACGACGCGACCGTACTGAGCGCGCACTACTACGACGTCTTCGACGGCAGCACGCACGGGACAGGTCAGCAGATCACGCTGCGCCTGGACAACGGCACGGAGCGGACAACACCCGAAGCTGCGAATTGGATCGAGGTAGACAAGGTGCGCGAGGGTGCCCGGGTGACGGTCGGACTGTCCCAGGGCCGCTTAGTGTCGGTAGCGGGCACCTACGTCGGACCGGGATACCTCTACTCCGGGCTCGGTCTGTGGATCATGACAGGCGCGCTCGTGCTGTCAGGCATCTATGCCGTACAGCTTCGCAGAGCCCCCGCTGGCCGGTCCAAACCGCACACCGCGGGCTACGTCACCCAGGCCCTGATGTTGTACCTTTTGTTCACCATCGTGGTCCAGTACAGCCGGTACGAAGCATGGGCACCCGTTATCGCCCCGGTCCTGGCGACGGCCATCCCGCTGGTGATCTTCTGGACGCGTCACCGCCGGCCCGCCCACGCCCTCTGACGCCGCCGAACAGCCTCCGACCCGCGGGCCCCTCACGCTGACGTGCGGCTGCTCAGAAGTCGGCTGCTACATCGCCGTACAGCGATGGGATCAGGTGGTCGTGGTCGCGCGCCAACCCTCCCCACAACCTGCGCGACGCCGCATCTGGAAGACCGAGCTCCGCCGGTGCAGCCCACGCGCTCGCTCACCACCGGACCGCGAGTGACGGTCCTGACCGGGTGCTCTCCCTCCTGGACGACCTCTGATCCACCGCCGAGAAGGCGCTGACGCTGTCGCCGTGCCGTTCGGGAAAGCATCACCGAATAGCCGATGGTCGCGCGTTCGCCGGCTCCGGTCAGTGCTGCGGCGCCGGACGCCGGGCCAGGATGCGGTCGAGATCGGCGAGCCACCCGCACGCTACGTCCGCGGTGACCGGGTCGGTGCGCAGGAGATGCAGGGCATCTTGCCCGCGTACGTCGTCGCGTAGTGAGAGGCCGGCGGCAGCCGGGACGCGGGCGGGTGCGTGCGGGTCGCTCAAATGGTCGATGAAGACGGTGCGGACCTGTGTGGTGTCGAGGTAGGAACCGGCGAGGACGCCCAGTGCCGTCGCACGGGTGTGGGGGTCCGGGTCCGCCGCGAGTTCGATCAACGTCCTGATGTGCGCGGCAGGTGGAGAACTCGCCGGGGCGGGCAGCGTCTCGTCACGCCGCGAACCGGTGACGAGGACCAGCTCCATGGCCACCCGGGTGCGGACCAGCGGATCGCGGTGCCGAGCGTGCGGCAGGATCTGACGCAG
Protein-coding regions in this window:
- a CDS encoding bifunctional diguanylate cyclase/phosphodiesterase, with the protein product MSWPLPDMPTLTDRRTRLTWTWMTAGTLICLGFPLLPAGGLLASVLYNGIGLAAFVAILAAVRRYRPARPYAWYVFAAGVIAFVAGDVAFEVGGLLHGEHPYPYWNDACYLVAYPLLWSGLLLAAGVPARRDLPGMTDAAVMATGVALVYWVFLIDPALGGHGTPLSERVLTVAYPGCDVIMCAVATRLLTRTGARTTSVALLAAGSVLNFAGDLAWSLAPTLTGRPASVITAVFLGSYVCWAGAALHPSMADAGAAARPATSVRFGWGRSTMLIGCALLVPAVLMIQGLRHDEIRWAAIGLGAVLVLLLVTARMTGFVRQIQTQSSLLERLAMRDDLTGLANRRRFGRRLGEALAAGSPQVCLLDLNRFKEINDRLGHAAGDALLLAVADRLRHGLGEVDLVARMGGDEFAVLLADATAEQADAEADRISVALREPFAVAGQKLLVVASVGVADGAGAGDAMEVLRRADVAMYAAKSGGGRWRRYAAGLDEHADEKARLGAELRAALDAGQFRLVYQPIVALPSGDLRYVEALVRWQHPDRGFVSPAAFVPVTEENGLIVELGEWIMRTACADFARWHAEQPATAPQRISVNVSARQLAEPGLAAMVASVLAETGMPAGCLIVEVTETAVFGGGVAVQAIEDLHTLGVGIALDDFGTGHSSLGLLQTVPVDVLKVDKSFVDNVTMAGRHAVIAEALIRVSDGLGLSAVAEGVETAEQAAELYRLGYRLAQGYHFGKPAAELPARRIAAAA